The Dyadobacter sandarakinus DNA window CTGCATGGGTCACCCCACCATAGTTTGCCCCGTTTGGCGTATGCGGAAGATTGGCAATCGCCGTCCATTTATTGGATGCCGGATCATACATATAGGAGCGGAAAGTAGGCGTAAACTTGACCTTCTGCGTATCGAACCCGCCAAAGGAATACAGTCGCCCGCCGACCACTTCACCCTGGGCCTCACTCACGCGGTAGGGCTGGGATGCAGTGGTAGTCCAGGATATGTTTGTAAATGCCTCGGGCACAGGCTGACCATTTACCCGTACCACAGCCGTGGTAGTGTCGCGGGTCGTGCCTGAGCTTGCCACGATCGTGATCCTGAATTCCTGCTGACTGTGGTGGTTGAGCCTTTTACCGGTTGTCAATGCACCGGATGATGCATTGAGGCTGAACATCCCATTGGTATTTCCTGCGATCATCTGGTAGGAAACCGGGCTTCCGCCCGAAGCTCCCGCACGCACACTGCCTACCTGTGAACCTGCCGGACTGCTGTCCACGACCTCAAAGTCGTAGCGGGAAGCATCGAAGTACAGGGGCCGGCTCACGCCGAAGTTGTCAAAATAATAGTTTACAGGCTTGCTGCCATTTCGGTGGGTGGCAAACAATCCAGCATAGGCGCTGCCGCCGGTAAGCCCCATGTCTGCAATGCTGAGCTCTGCAGCCGCATACGCTGCACCCACATTGGAATACGACGCCCCCCCATTGGTGGAGTAGTAACCTGCTGCCTTTCCGGTTTCAGGATTGATCACCATTCTGAGCCGGACGGTTTTGCTGCCTAGTCCGCTGACGACGCCTGTCTGCCGCTGGTCGGGATTGGACGTGCCCGTGGTTTTATTGGAAAGATCATTCAGCTCACGCCGGAACTCAAACCTGTTTTCAGTGACAACCAACTTGATGTATGTTTTCTCACCGAGCCCGAACCAGATACCCGCCTGCTCATCCTGCGACCCATTGAACGGGTTGATCAGGTCTGCCACGATTTCCAGTTCATTGCGCGCATCAACCTGCACGCCCAATGTATTAAGCTGGTTGTTATTATCCAGGTAAGCGATGCCTTTGGTAGACTCTACTTTCAGCTGACCGCCTGTCACCAGCAATTTGGAAGGCAGGTAGGCAGGAAATGATGCATTGGCAACCGCGCCGTCTGCCGCCAGGCGGCTTCCGGTATAATGCTGCACCATCCTGAAACCGGTACCCGCGCCTGCGGCATCCTGAATGGAGTTGGGCACGGAGCCCGCAAAAGTAAGCCTGAACGGCAGCGCAACCCTGACGCTGTCGCAGGGCAATGTGCTGTTGGGGAGACAATCCTGTGCGTTTACAGCAGGAGAACAAACGATGGCACCAGCGCACATCTTAAAAAATAAACGGGAACTGAGGCCGCTGTACCGGGCGAGCCCTGACCGTAATACGGCCGGGAGGTAAAATTTTTCAATCATTAAAAAGAAGCTTTAAGGAGACGAATTGGATGAACTGAAAGAGTTATACAGCTTCGCTGTTTAAAACCGTGTGCCAAAAACATCTTTACAGCTGGTTCTCAATGAAGTGGAACATTGCCCCTACAAAGCCCCAACTAGTTATGTGGAATAAGCTTCTCAGCACATCGGGATTGTACCGCCGGCTGCATACGTAACTGTTTGCTCCCCTAACACTTACCTGTAAACGCAATCCCGCTGATGTATCAGAATGGTAATTCAAATCCAGGTTCTGCCCTCCCAGAAGCTGATGAAATTTCGCGCCAAGTGGGGCGGAAAAAAATACCCGGGTCGGTAGCTGCTGCGGGAGTGGCGGCCTGTAAAGTGTAACTGCTGTTTACATCAAAAAGTGTGTACAGGAGCTTGCAGGGGCATTTAAATCCAGCCAGGCGGTAGTTAAAAATAATTCGCCCGCAGCTGATTTTTTTTCTATAATCAGGTGAAGATTCTATACTTTTAATGCTTGCGCAAGACCTTGCGTGTTCTGGTACTTCATCAACACACCTTCCAAACAACCGCATAACAGCTTTTTACAACCAAGTAGTTTTGAATGAGCCATCTCTCCCTCTCTTCAGAGTCTGACAATGCAGTGGATTACCGCAGTATTGTTCAGGCTTCACCCGATATTATTACCCGCTGGAATACCGACTTCGAGCTGATTTATGCCAATCCAACCCTGGAACGGGTTATAGGTGTGGAATATGCCAGGCTGCACGGAACCAAACTGACAGATTCAGTTCTCAATTCCAAAGCTGCCCTGGATTTTCTTTCGTGCCTGCAATCGGTGGCAGCATCCGGCCAGCAGGATGAGCATTACAACAAGCTTACGACCCCGCAGGGCGAGCTGTTTCATCATACCCTCGTCATTCCCGAGAAAGATGCCCACGGACAAGTACAGAGCCTCCTTTGCTTCACCCGAGATGTGACGGGCATGAAGGGCAGTGAGTCGCTGATGAAAACGATGATCCTGGAAGCTCCCGTAGCCACTGCATTGTATATCGGACCGGAGTTGAGGATCAAGATTGTGAACGATACCATGATCAGCTACTGGGGAAAAGACCATTCGGTGATTGGTTTGCCGCTGGCGGAAGCATTGCCGGAGCTGGCCGGACAGCCGTTTTTAAGCCAGTTGGAAGATGTATACTCCTCCGGTACCACTTATACGTCCCAGGGCAGCAGTGCAAACCTGATGATCAACGGCGAGCTCAGGACATCGTATTTTGATTTTACCTACAAGCCCGTCCGCAACTTTTCGGGCGAAGTGTATGCGATCCTGCACATGGCAGTGGACGTGACCGAGGAGGTGATGGCGCTGCGCCAGATCCAGGAGGCGGAGTCGAACCTGCGCAGCGCCGTGGACATGGCCCAGCTTGGTACCTGGGAGCTGGATATGCGAACCCAGCAGATGAATTTTTCGCCCCGCCTGCGCGCATGGTTCGGGATCAGCCCGGAAGAGGAACTTACGATGGAACGCTCGGACAGCGTGGTAGCCAAAGAGGATGTACCCCGCGTGAAAAAGGCCATTGAATCAGCGACAAGACCCGGCTCCGACGGCATGTTTTCCGTGGAGTATGCGCTCGATCCCGAAGTGGCAGGCGAACGCAGGATCCTGTCGGTAAGTGGCAGGGCATTTTTCAATGAACAGGGCATAGC harbors:
- a CDS encoding kelch repeat-containing protein; its protein translation is MIEKFYLPAVLRSGLARYSGLSSRLFFKMCAGAIVCSPAVNAQDCLPNSTLPCDSVRVALPFRLTFAGSVPNSIQDAAGAGTGFRMVQHYTGSRLAADGAVANASFPAYLPSKLLVTGGQLKVESTKGIAYLDNNNQLNTLGVQVDARNELEIVADLINPFNGSQDEQAGIWFGLGEKTYIKLVVTENRFEFRRELNDLSNKTTGTSNPDQRQTGVVSGLGSKTVRLRMVINPETGKAAGYYSTNGGASYSNVGAAYAAAELSIADMGLTGGSAYAGLFATHRNGSKPVNYYFDNFGVSRPLYFDASRYDFEVVDSSPAGSQVGSVRAGASGGSPVSYQMIAGNTNGMFSLNASSGALTTGKRLNHHSQQEFRITIVASSGTTRDTTTAVVRVNGQPVPEAFTNISWTTTASQPYRVSEAQGEVVGGRLYSFGGFDTQKVKFTPTFRSYMYDPASNKWTAIANLPHTPNGANYGGVTHAGVGTDGTDIYFAGGYTSNADGTGQTFGVQQVWKYNVSQNTYSKLPDLPIRIAAGQLEYVAGKLHHIAGTNAARTQDLGNHYVLDLDNLAAGWKTLAPLPTPRQHAGTAVFEGKIYYIGGQTGHDEKLATRKDVHCYDPATNTWTKMADLPAPGTYGLGHISSSVVIAGNRLIVMGGETQHGTSVGLVSAYSPATNTWESLTPLPAGRYSGVAAYLNGMLFYTGGSKTNTTYKGIVSSPAGTTARVAAELPQLFSTERKLVVFPNPAVSGNISVQLENFAKNESVKVYIVNAFGKTIASVRCITDENGHANTTFRNAISLPNQTYMIKAEGAQGNASGRILVP
- a CDS encoding PAS domain-containing sensor histidine kinase, whose translation is MSHLSLSSESDNAVDYRSIVQASPDIITRWNTDFELIYANPTLERVIGVEYARLHGTKLTDSVLNSKAALDFLSCLQSVAASGQQDEHYNKLTTPQGELFHHTLVIPEKDAHGQVQSLLCFTRDVTGMKGSESLMKTMILEAPVATALYIGPELRIKIVNDTMISYWGKDHSVIGLPLAEALPELAGQPFLSQLEDVYSSGTTYTSQGSSANLMINGELRTSYFDFTYKPVRNFSGEVYAILHMAVDVTEEVMALRQIQEAESNLRSAVDMAQLGTWELDMRTQQMNFSPRLRAWFGISPEEELTMERSDSVVAKEDVPRVKKAIESATRPGSDGMFSVEYALDPEVAGERRILSVSGRAFFNEQGIAYKMSGTVQDVTAQRSVEKSLQELVQLRTEELEAANEELAATNEELESTVDELANANDELTKSNQQLTRSNDNLQQFSYVASHDLQEPLRKIQSFGNLLESRYGERLGDGLDYLHRMRAAAGRMSVLIEDLLSFSRISNNQTNISRISLSSVVHQVISDLELSIQESGAMVNFDKLPAILGDQMQLIQLFTNLLSNAIKFRKPDGKPEITISSEVVDASDVPPHVHPALASPKYYRVDIQDNGIGFDPQYANRIFQVFQRLHGKSEFAGTGIGLAICDKVAANHGGAIMATSEPGQGATFSIYFPY